The following are from one region of the Natrinema sp. HArc-T2 genome:
- a CDS encoding Na+/H+ antiporter subunit E yields MRVRTWPVVGVVFAVLWVFVRGLPLTPVSVVRGLLAGLLVGLPVAFVFRRLYSKDLDLSRVIGALPYAGLYLGAFTWELLRANVDVAYRVLSPGMPIEPEVILVPLRVESDLAITIIANSITITPGTVTLDYDDETNALYVHGVNGRDPEAIAEPIHTWENYALELFNEAASPSDPPPEIVVSGGERDSTTDRQNGGVDDD; encoded by the coding sequence ATGCGGGTTCGAACCTGGCCCGTCGTCGGCGTCGTTTTCGCCGTCCTGTGGGTATTCGTCCGCGGGCTGCCGCTGACACCCGTCTCGGTCGTCCGCGGGCTGCTCGCAGGATTGCTCGTCGGACTGCCGGTCGCGTTCGTCTTCCGGCGGCTCTACAGCAAGGACCTCGATCTCAGCCGTGTAATAGGTGCCTTGCCCTACGCCGGACTCTATCTGGGCGCGTTCACCTGGGAACTCCTGCGGGCGAACGTCGACGTCGCCTACCGAGTGCTCTCGCCGGGGATGCCGATCGAGCCCGAAGTGATCCTCGTCCCGCTGCGGGTCGAATCCGACCTCGCGATCACCATTATCGCCAACAGCATCACGATCACACCAGGGACGGTGACGCTCGATTACGACGACGAGACCAACGCGCTGTACGTCCACGGCGTCAACGGTCGCGATCCAGAAGCGATCGCCGAGCCGATTCACACATGGGAAAACTACGCACTCGAGTTGTTCAACGAAGCCGCGTCGCCATCCGACCCGCCGCCGGAGATCGTCGTTTCCGGTGGGGAAAGAGACAGTACCACGGACCGCCAAAACGGAGGTGTCGACGATGACTGA
- a CDS encoding complex I subunit 5 family protein: MTALTATPVGTESPLVIAPMLIVLAAAAGTLLLGRYPRARAAVSLASGIAYATVVAAIDWYIVLAPDAPGIATYQVGGWPAPFGITLVADGLSAFMLTMVAILGVASLVFSTRHLPGGEGRSYYFPLFHFLALGVTGAFLTGDLFNLFVWFEVMLMASYVFVAYSGGPQHTRAAFWYVTLNLVGSAVFLLGVGGIYATTGTLNMADLARRLAEPAAYGLEPAPVVGLFGLLLSVFALKAGLVPFQFWIPTAYRAAPPQVTALLAGATKKVGIYAIIRLSFTVFAGAEVGVELALPGVTIAGDSPLPFVGAALFVMATASILVGGIGAIGRDSLEGVFAYSSIGQVGFIAMPVAIATTVTAPGLRKLAIVAALVYALNHTLAKGLLFLSVGTVRAATGTSQFADLGGLAKRSPPLAIAVFVASLALVGIPPLSGFFGKFLVFDAAARARAGPVLVVLLVGSLLTIAYTTRAWNRSFWGAQTDAVEAATVDSVQVAVLAVLAVTIVAVGVGFEPVYEFAELAADAAIDTDSYVDAVAPQDASDLIDSSANGGGH; encoded by the coding sequence ATGACGGCACTAACTGCCACCCCGGTCGGCACAGAATCACCGCTCGTGATCGCGCCGATGCTGATCGTCCTCGCCGCAGCCGCGGGAACGCTGTTGCTCGGCCGCTATCCGCGGGCTCGAGCCGCGGTGAGCTTGGCCAGCGGCATAGCCTACGCGACCGTAGTGGCGGCGATCGACTGGTATATTGTCCTCGCGCCGGACGCGCCAGGGATCGCGACCTACCAGGTCGGCGGCTGGCCGGCCCCCTTCGGGATCACGCTCGTCGCCGACGGCCTGTCGGCGTTCATGCTAACCATGGTCGCGATCCTGGGGGTCGCGTCGCTGGTCTTTTCGACCCGCCACCTCCCCGGCGGTGAGGGACGGAGTTACTACTTCCCGCTCTTTCACTTCCTCGCGCTGGGCGTGACCGGTGCGTTTCTCACCGGCGACCTGTTCAACCTCTTCGTCTGGTTCGAGGTGATGCTGATGGCCAGCTACGTCTTCGTCGCCTACAGCGGCGGCCCCCAGCACACCCGCGCCGCGTTCTGGTACGTCACGCTCAACCTCGTCGGCAGCGCCGTCTTCCTGCTGGGTGTCGGCGGGATCTACGCGACCACGGGGACGCTCAACATGGCCGATCTCGCACGGCGGCTCGCCGAACCGGCGGCCTATGGCCTCGAGCCGGCCCCAGTCGTCGGCCTGTTCGGCTTGCTCCTGTCAGTGTTCGCGCTCAAGGCGGGGCTCGTTCCCTTCCAGTTCTGGATCCCGACGGCCTACCGGGCCGCGCCGCCACAGGTCACCGCCTTGCTCGCCGGCGCGACGAAAAAGGTCGGCATCTACGCCATCATCCGACTCTCCTTTACCGTCTTCGCCGGAGCCGAGGTCGGCGTCGAGCTCGCGCTGCCAGGGGTGACGATCGCTGGCGACTCCCCACTGCCGTTCGTCGGCGCAGCGCTGTTCGTGATGGCCACCGCCAGCATCCTCGTCGGCGGGATCGGGGCCATCGGGCGAGACTCGCTCGAGGGCGTGTTCGCCTACTCGAGCATCGGCCAGGTCGGCTTCATCGCAATGCCGGTCGCGATCGCGACGACGGTGACGGCGCCAGGCCTGCGCAAGCTGGCGATCGTCGCCGCGCTAGTGTATGCCCTCAATCACACGCTGGCCAAGGGGCTGCTCTTCCTGTCGGTCGGCACGGTCCGGGCGGCGACGGGGACGAGCCAATTTGCCGATCTCGGCGGGCTGGCGAAGCGATCGCCGCCGCTCGCGATCGCGGTGTTCGTCGCCTCGCTCGCGCTCGTCGGCATTCCACCGCTGTCGGGCTTTTTCGGCAAGTTCCTCGTCTTCGACGCCGCGGCTCGAGCCCGCGCTGGCCCCGTGCTCGTCGTCTTGCTCGTCGGCTCGCTGCTAACGATCGCCTACACGACTCGAGCGTGGAATCGGAGCTTCTGGGGAGCACAGACGGACGCCGTGGAGGCGGCGACGGTCGATTCCGTACAGGTAGCTGTCCTCGCGGTCCTCGCGGTGACGATCGTCGCGGTCGGCGTCGGCTTCGAGCCCGTCTACGAGTTCGCGGAGCTCGCCGCCGACGCAGCCATCGACACCGACAGCTACGTGGACGCCGTCGCTCCGCAGGATGCGAGTGACCTGATCGACTCGAGCGCCAACGGAGGTGGGCACTGA
- a CDS encoding sodium:proton antiporter, producing MTAIALAAAVGALFALGTFLLLQRDLIRVVWGLAIISQAANVYLLAMGGIAPAVAESVPILAGHGEGAPQTADPVVQALVLTAIVIGFGMTAFALVLSYRVYEEHGTLDVTKLGDRK from the coding sequence ATGACGGCGATCGCCCTCGCAGCCGCGGTCGGGGCGCTGTTCGCGCTCGGGACCTTCCTGCTCTTGCAGCGGGACCTGATCCGGGTCGTCTGGGGGTTGGCGATTATCAGCCAGGCGGCGAACGTCTACCTGCTGGCGATGGGTGGGATCGCACCGGCGGTCGCCGAGTCGGTGCCGATCCTCGCCGGCCACGGCGAGGGTGCGCCCCAGACGGCTGACCCGGTGGTGCAGGCGCTCGTGTTGACCGCCATCGTCATCGGCTTCGGCATGACCGCGTTCGCGCTCGTGCTGTCGTATCGGGTCTACGAAGAACACGGGACGTTAGACGTGACGAAGCTGGGTGATCGCAAATGA
- a CDS encoding MnhB domain-containing protein, whose amino-acid sequence MTTVIMRTTARAIVPIVLVVAISLFIEGHNLPGGGFIGGVLTTTAFAIIYMAFGLDFLERGILGRDVDPGKEPSRDRVVVAYRRLFAAGFAIAVVSGLAPLAFGKPFLTQTFVMLEGVPIYDHLEVASAIAFDFGVYCVVVGGLLTILSVVGAE is encoded by the coding sequence ATGACGACGGTCATCATGCGCACAACCGCGCGAGCGATCGTCCCGATCGTACTGGTCGTCGCGATCTCGCTGTTCATCGAGGGTCACAACCTCCCCGGCGGTGGGTTCATCGGCGGCGTGCTGACGACGACGGCGTTCGCGATCATTTACATGGCCTTCGGTCTGGATTTCTTAGAGCGGGGAATCCTCGGGCGCGACGTCGACCCCGGCAAGGAACCCTCGCGCGACCGGGTCGTCGTGGCCTATCGGCGGCTGTTCGCTGCCGGCTTCGCGATCGCGGTCGTCAGCGGGCTCGCGCCGCTTGCCTTCGGGAAGCCGTTTCTCACGCAGACGTTCGTCATGCTCGAGGGGGTGCCGATCTACGATCACCTCGAGGTCGCGAGCGCGATCGCGTTCGACTTCGGCGTCTACTGTGTCGTTGTCGGTGGGTTACTGACGATCCTCTCGGTGGTGGGTGCAGAATGA
- the mbhE gene encoding hydrogen gas-evolving membrane-bound hydrogenase subunit E produces the protein MSPDLAVVVAAVAVPFVAAALTPLFFRLLGEEAGFAGTVVAVLSFGLLATQYGSEGTVALEWIPSLNVALRFYVDGWALLFALLASGIGALIFTYSPAYMHGQSGLVRYYAALFAFMGSIIGVALAADLIAIFLFWELTSLASFVLIGFYTADDSSQYAARMAMFITVGGGLFLLVGFLLLSIVAADILGPGAAFDLAAMLEEPDAMTAALRGRGLFLPVLGLLAIGAGTKSAQVPLHFWLPNAMAAPTPVSAFLHSATMVKVGVYFVGRVRPMLVGPEWLFLFATLGLTTMTVCAMMAVAATDIKELLAYSTASHLGLMVAGFGFTSVYGAETGVFHLLNHALFKAALFLVAGIIAHEAGTREIDDLGGLRHELPVTAAITTVVALSMAGIPPFNGFYSKELLFEAAVEASHYHDIGLLGWLYPAVAVFGSIFTVLYSLRFLSLFFGERPDALGHVHSPPVTMLVSPAVLALLAAVVSVDPQLAVDVIVQSGLEATAVDPHEMHVGLPTSYSTPVGMSAVTIAVGVAAFPFYDRLHDSIRRFVGSTPPVRSNWWYDVIIEGLTDEGRWFAETIHNSLLRTYATWVLSGICALALAGFVAADAIGSVAVGFEVTLAMGLVLLVAVVGALAVVLSDTHVAGVLTLSILGFMVAIFYILASAPDLALTQLVVETLVLVLFLLVIEEIPATERIAVGTTVRDIVVSLVVGVTAFVTVLVSSGVRPEGSTDIARYFAAQAVPEGGGTNIVNVTLVDFRGFDTLGELAVIALAAISILTLIVMRGRGDDERPTARTGDAIEARDDADTTGGGDE, from the coding sequence ATGTCTCCCGACCTTGCGGTGGTCGTCGCCGCGGTCGCCGTGCCGTTTGTCGCCGCAGCACTCACGCCACTGTTCTTTCGTCTCCTCGGCGAAGAAGCCGGGTTCGCAGGGACCGTCGTCGCCGTGCTTTCGTTCGGCCTGCTTGCAACCCAATACGGGAGCGAGGGGACCGTCGCGCTCGAGTGGATTCCCTCACTCAACGTCGCACTCCGATTTTACGTGGACGGGTGGGCACTACTGTTTGCGCTGCTGGCAAGCGGTATCGGCGCGCTCATCTTTACCTACTCGCCGGCGTACATGCACGGCCAGTCGGGGCTCGTGCGATACTACGCTGCCTTGTTCGCGTTCATGGGCTCGATCATCGGCGTCGCGCTCGCGGCCGATCTAATCGCGATCTTTCTGTTCTGGGAACTCACGAGCCTCGCCTCGTTCGTGCTGATCGGGTTCTACACTGCCGACGACTCCTCGCAGTACGCCGCCCGGATGGCTATGTTCATCACCGTCGGCGGCGGGCTCTTCTTGCTCGTTGGCTTCCTGTTGCTGTCGATCGTCGCGGCTGATATCCTCGGTCCCGGCGCTGCGTTCGATCTCGCCGCGATGCTCGAGGAACCCGACGCGATGACCGCAGCCCTCCGAGGACGGGGGCTGTTTCTCCCCGTATTGGGGCTGCTCGCGATTGGCGCGGGGACGAAGTCCGCACAGGTCCCGCTACATTTCTGGCTGCCCAACGCGATGGCCGCACCTACGCCGGTCTCGGCGTTTCTCCACTCCGCGACGATGGTCAAAGTCGGCGTCTACTTCGTCGGCCGCGTCCGGCCCATGCTCGTCGGCCCCGAGTGGCTGTTCCTCTTTGCGACGCTTGGCCTGACGACGATGACCGTCTGTGCAATGATGGCCGTTGCGGCGACGGATATCAAGGAACTGCTGGCCTACTCCACGGCGAGTCACCTCGGGTTGATGGTCGCCGGTTTCGGCTTTACATCCGTCTACGGCGCCGAGACTGGCGTTTTCCACCTGCTCAACCACGCCCTGTTCAAGGCCGCGCTGTTTCTGGTCGCTGGGATTATCGCTCACGAGGCCGGCACTCGAGAGATCGACGACCTCGGCGGGCTCCGCCACGAGTTGCCGGTAACGGCGGCGATCACCACCGTCGTCGCGCTCAGCATGGCCGGAATACCGCCATTTAATGGCTTCTACTCGAAGGAGCTACTCTTCGAAGCCGCCGTCGAGGCGAGTCACTACCACGACATCGGCCTACTCGGCTGGCTCTACCCTGCCGTCGCCGTCTTCGGGAGTATCTTCACCGTCCTCTACTCGTTGCGGTTCCTCTCGCTGTTTTTCGGCGAGCGTCCCGACGCGCTCGGTCACGTTCACAGCCCACCCGTGACGATGCTCGTCTCCCCGGCCGTGCTGGCGCTGCTCGCGGCGGTCGTCAGCGTCGATCCGCAACTCGCGGTCGACGTCATCGTCCAGTCCGGCCTCGAGGCGACGGCGGTCGATCCCCACGAGATGCACGTCGGCCTCCCGACATCGTACTCGACGCCGGTTGGAATGAGCGCAGTGACGATCGCCGTCGGCGTCGCCGCGTTCCCGTTCTACGATCGACTCCACGACAGCATCCGGCGGTTCGTGGGGTCGACGCCGCCGGTCCGTTCGAACTGGTGGTACGACGTCATCATTGAGGGGCTCACCGACGAGGGACGCTGGTTCGCGGAAACGATTCACAACAGCCTCCTGCGGACGTACGCGACGTGGGTCCTGAGCGGGATCTGCGCGCTCGCACTCGCTGGCTTCGTCGCGGCGGATGCCATCGGATCGGTCGCGGTTGGCTTCGAGGTCACGCTGGCCATGGGCCTGGTCTTGCTCGTGGCAGTTGTCGGCGCGCTCGCTGTCGTCCTCTCCGACACCCACGTTGCGGGCGTCCTCACGCTCTCGATTCTCGGCTTCATGGTCGCCATCTTCTACATCCTCGCGAGCGCGCCCGACCTCGCGCTGACCCAGCTCGTCGTCGAGACGCTGGTTCTCGTGCTCTTCTTGCTCGTGATCGAGGAGATCCCGGCGACCGAACGGATCGCGGTCGGGACGACCGTCCGCGACATCGTCGTCTCGCTCGTCGTCGGGGTGACCGCGTTCGTCACGGTGCTCGTCTCGAGCGGCGTCCGCCCCGAGGGCAGCACCGACATCGCCCGCTACTTCGCAGCACAGGCCGTGCCGGAGGGCGGCGGCACCAACATCGTCAACGTGACGCTGGTCGACTTTCGTGGGTTCGACACGCTGGGCGAACTTGCCGTGATCGCACTCGCTGCGATCTCGATCCTGACGCTGATCGTCATGCGCGGTCGCGGCGACGACGAACGACCCACCGCTCGCACTGGCGACGCGATCGAGGCTCGAGACGACGCCGACACCACCGGAGGTGGCGACGAATGA
- a CDS encoding tRNA uridine(34) 5-carboxymethylaminomethyl modification radical SAM/GNAT enzyme Elp3 — protein MSTETPEPTETEAFERVCETLVERILNGEIERDEVEKAKLEACSEHSAPKVPKNSELLDYAPEEHRETLETVLQRKPVRTASGVSPVAIMTSPERCPHGKCLYCPGGPDSEFSSSQSYTGEEPAAARGVQNDYDPYGQVTLRLEQLRQIGHPVDKVELILMGGTMTARSHDYQEWFVKRALEAMNDYDVDKEPEPAEGVSFAQDPDEYDWKYVEDVITENETADIRNIGTTFETKPDWCDPEQIDRMLELGGTKVEVGVQTTYERINREMHRGHGVQESIDANQRLRDSAFKVGFHMMPGQPGMSKEMCLEDFRRLFEQEQWKPDYLKIYPTLIVRGTATYDWWHKGEYDPLDNDKAAELVAEIKDMIPRYTRLQRVQRDIPADFIDAGVWKSNLRQLARQRMDEHGWECECIRCREAGMNDEDPDNVELDVMTYDACGGTEHFISFEDFEKDLLVGFCRLRFPNDPVRPELENTALVRELHVYGSEVAVGNESETDQHQHQGYGRRLMERAEALAADAGYDKVSVISGIGAREYYRNKLGYHQDGPYVSKRL, from the coding sequence GTGAGTACCGAGACGCCCGAACCGACCGAAACCGAAGCGTTCGAGCGAGTCTGTGAGACACTCGTCGAGCGGATCTTAAACGGCGAGATCGAGCGCGACGAGGTCGAGAAAGCCAAACTCGAGGCCTGTTCGGAACACTCCGCGCCGAAAGTACCGAAAAACTCCGAACTGCTCGACTACGCGCCCGAGGAGCACCGCGAGACGCTCGAGACCGTGCTCCAGCGCAAACCGGTTCGCACGGCGTCGGGCGTCTCGCCGGTCGCGATCATGACCTCGCCCGAGCGGTGTCCCCACGGGAAGTGTCTCTACTGTCCCGGCGGCCCCGACTCCGAGTTCTCGTCCTCGCAGAGCTACACGGGCGAAGAACCCGCTGCCGCCCGCGGGGTACAAAACGACTACGACCCCTACGGGCAGGTGACGCTGCGCCTCGAGCAACTGCGCCAGATCGGCCACCCCGTCGACAAGGTCGAACTCATCCTGATGGGCGGAACGATGACTGCCCGGAGCCACGACTACCAGGAGTGGTTCGTCAAGCGCGCGCTCGAGGCGATGAACGATTACGACGTCGACAAGGAGCCCGAACCGGCCGAAGGCGTCAGTTTCGCACAGGACCCCGACGAGTACGACTGGAAGTACGTCGAGGACGTCATCACGGAAAACGAGACCGCCGACATCCGCAATATCGGGACGACCTTTGAGACCAAACCCGACTGGTGCGATCCCGAACAGATCGATCGGATGCTCGAACTCGGCGGGACGAAAGTCGAAGTCGGCGTCCAGACCACCTATGAGAGGATCAACCGGGAGATGCATCGGGGCCACGGCGTCCAAGAGTCGATCGACGCCAACCAGCGACTGCGGGATTCAGCGTTCAAGGTCGGCTTCCACATGATGCCGGGCCAGCCGGGAATGAGCAAAGAGATGTGTCTCGAGGACTTCCGGCGGCTCTTCGAACAGGAGCAGTGGAAGCCTGATTACCTGAAGATCTATCCGACGCTGATCGTCCGCGGGACGGCGACCTACGACTGGTGGCACAAAGGCGAGTACGACCCGCTCGACAACGACAAAGCCGCGGAGCTGGTCGCGGAGATCAAGGACATGATCCCGCGCTACACGCGCCTCCAGCGGGTCCAGCGCGACATTCCGGCGGACTTCATCGACGCCGGCGTCTGGAAGTCGAACCTCCGACAGCTCGCCCGCCAGCGCATGGACGAGCACGGCTGGGAGTGTGAGTGTATCCGCTGTCGCGAGGCCGGGATGAACGACGAGGACCCCGACAACGTCGAGCTCGACGTGATGACCTACGACGCCTGTGGTGGCACCGAACACTTCATTTCGTTCGAGGACTTCGAGAAGGACCTCCTCGTGGGCTTCTGTCGGCTTCGGTTCCCGAACGATCCGGTCCGTCCGGAACTCGAGAACACGGCACTGGTCCGCGAACTCCACGTCTACGGCTCGGAGGTCGCCGTCGGAAACGAAAGCGAGACCGACCAGCACCAGCATCAGGGCTACGGCCGCCGACTGATGGAGCGCGCCGAGGCCCTCGCCGCCGACGCCGGCTACGACAAGGTCAGCGTGATTTCGGGTATTGGCGCTCGAGAGTACTACCGGAACAAACTCGGCTACCATCAGGACGGGCCGTACGTGAGCAAACGGCTCTGA
- a CDS encoding molybdopterin-dependent oxidoreductase — MLSNSLGTVIAHVRWAGSRAIVALLAAIVAVAGSFTVSGRTPSFVVAPVDAFVVTTTPAVVLTVAIEQLGRLGETLASLVAVALTIGLFAVVAQFALVGGKMLSPRLPVPAWVSQPAVVGAAMALLAWLLVGDIASAVGTAVPAAILIALVSGRPGGPVPEAGVDASRRQLLALTGGAFGFGIISYAIGSRQSPGLERDLEGNLEADATALSQQAADMELEIDGIPGLVSESSAFFTVDINNIDPVVNADDWTLTVTGEVDTDYTLTYDELIDGDVRTGYNTLRCVGEQLNADLLDNAIWTTVPVAPMLKRAGPGGGCECVRVQAADGYFQQFPLAAMERGYLAFGMNGKALPRAHGHPVRLLIPGHWGEINVKWVTEFEVLEEEVDGYWEERGWHGTGPVNTIAKLWTTNELDNGRVQVGGHAYAGTRGIETVEVSTDGGDSWEPAELSEAFDPADVLGDRDAWRQWQYTWEPPAGDSEVVVRAIDGTGDIQPEEKSSPFPSGSSGWVRETVSV; from the coding sequence ATGCTTTCGAACTCGCTGGGTACTGTGATCGCTCATGTGCGGTGGGCCGGCTCGAGAGCGATCGTCGCCTTGCTTGCGGCGATCGTCGCGGTCGCGGGCTCGTTTACCGTCTCGGGGAGGACGCCGTCGTTCGTCGTCGCGCCGGTCGATGCGTTCGTCGTCACGACGACGCCAGCGGTCGTGCTCACGGTTGCGATCGAACAACTGGGCCGGTTGGGTGAGACGCTAGCGTCGCTCGTCGCAGTCGCGCTGACGATCGGGCTCTTCGCCGTCGTCGCCCAGTTCGCACTGGTCGGTGGCAAGATGCTGTCGCCGCGCCTACCGGTCCCGGCGTGGGTGAGCCAGCCGGCAGTCGTCGGAGCCGCGATGGCGCTTCTCGCGTGGCTACTCGTGGGCGACATCGCGTCTGCCGTCGGGACAGCGGTTCCTGCGGCGATTTTGATTGCGCTCGTGAGTGGACGGCCCGGTGGACCGGTCCCGGAAGCGGGCGTCGACGCGAGCCGTCGGCAGCTGCTCGCCCTGACGGGAGGGGCGTTCGGATTCGGAATTATATCGTATGCGATCGGTTCGCGCCAATCGCCTGGTCTCGAGCGAGACCTCGAGGGGAATCTCGAAGCGGACGCGACAGCGCTCAGCCAGCAGGCAGCCGACATGGAACTCGAGATTGACGGGATTCCGGGCCTTGTCAGCGAGTCGTCGGCGTTTTTCACCGTCGACATCAACAACATCGATCCCGTCGTCAACGCCGACGACTGGACGCTCACGGTCACTGGGGAAGTCGACACCGACTACACGCTCACGTACGACGAACTCATCGATGGCGACGTGCGAACGGGCTACAACACGCTGCGCTGTGTCGGCGAACAACTGAACGCGGACTTACTCGATAACGCGATCTGGACGACCGTCCCCGTCGCGCCGATGCTCAAGCGCGCCGGCCCCGGCGGGGGCTGTGAGTGCGTGCGGGTCCAGGCAGCAGACGGATACTTTCAGCAGTTTCCCCTCGCCGCGATGGAGCGTGGCTATCTCGCATTCGGGATGAACGGGAAGGCGCTGCCGCGTGCCCACGGCCACCCCGTTCGGCTGCTGATTCCCGGCCACTGGGGCGAGATCAACGTCAAGTGGGTCACGGAATTCGAGGTGCTCGAGGAGGAAGTCGACGGCTACTGGGAGGAGCGCGGCTGGCACGGCACCGGTCCGGTGAACACGATCGCGAAGCTCTGGACGACCAACGAACTCGACAATGGACGAGTGCAGGTCGGCGGGCACGCCTACGCGGGCACCCGTGGGATCGAGACCGTCGAGGTGTCGACTGACGGCGGCGACAGTTGGGAACCTGCCGAGTTGAGCGAGGCGTTCGATCCGGCGGACGTACTCGGCGACCGCGACGCCTGGCGGCAGTGGCAGTACACCTGGGAGCCACCGGCGGGCGACAGCGAGGTGGTCGTCCGCGCGATCGACGGCACCGGCGACATCCAACCAGAAGAAAAATCGAGTCCGTTCCCCAGCGGCTCGAGCGGCTGGGTCCGCGAGACCGTGAGTGTCTAG
- the rqcH gene encoding ribosome rescue protein RqcH — protein MDPKRELTSVDLAALVGECGAYEGAKVDKAYLYGDDLVRLKMRDFDRGRIELILEVGEIKRAHTVAPERVPDAPGRPPQFAMMLRNRLSGADFAGVEQYEFDRILEFTFEREDGTTRIIVELFGQGNVAVTDGEYEVIDCLETVRLKSRTVVPGSRYEFPESRINPLTVSREAFDHEMDDSDTDVVRTLATQLNFGGLYAEEVCTRAGVEKGLDIADADEAVYDRVYEAIERLALDIRNGNFEPRLYRERDDADDGDGDASEGPVVDVTPFPLEEHDDLVGESYDTFLEALDDYFFQLELGEDEEPEPTEQRPDFDSEVAKYERIIEQQQGAIEGFEQEADALREQAELLYAEYGLVDEILSTIQDARAQDRPWDEIRERFEAGAEQGIEAAEAVVDVDGSDGTVTIDLDGDRIDLVVDEGVEQNADRLYTEAKRVEEKKEGALAAIEDTREDLEDAKRRRDEWEAADSESAAEDGDDGADEQRDWLAEPSIPIRENEPWFDRFRWFHTSDGYLVIGGRNADQNEELVKKYLEPGDKVLHTQAHGGPVTVLKATDPSEASSSDIELPDSSIEEAAQFAVSYSSVWKDGRYAGDVYAVDADQVTKTPESGEYLEKGGFAIRGDRTYYRDTPVGAAVGIQCEPYTRVIGGPPSAIEDRVETTIELEPGRYAQADTAKRLYRRFRERFEDESFVRKIASPDRIQHFMPPGGSRIKGD, from the coding sequence ATGGATCCAAAGCGGGAACTCACCAGCGTCGACCTCGCCGCTCTCGTCGGGGAATGCGGTGCCTACGAGGGCGCGAAAGTCGACAAGGCCTATCTCTACGGCGACGATCTCGTCCGGCTCAAGATGCGCGATTTCGACCGGGGTCGCATCGAACTCATCCTCGAGGTCGGCGAGATCAAACGCGCGCACACGGTCGCTCCCGAGCGGGTGCCCGACGCCCCCGGCCGACCGCCGCAGTTCGCGATGATGCTGCGCAACCGCCTGTCGGGCGCTGACTTCGCCGGCGTCGAACAGTACGAGTTCGACCGCATCCTCGAGTTCACCTTCGAGCGCGAGGACGGCACGACCCGGATCATCGTCGAACTGTTCGGCCAGGGTAACGTCGCGGTCACCGACGGCGAGTACGAGGTGATCGACTGCCTCGAGACGGTCCGACTGAAATCCCGAACCGTCGTGCCGGGCTCGCGCTACGAGTTCCCCGAGTCCCGGATCAATCCGCTGACTGTCTCTCGAGAGGCGTTCGACCACGAGATGGACGACTCCGACACGGACGTCGTCCGGACGCTCGCGACCCAGCTCAACTTCGGCGGACTCTACGCCGAGGAGGTCTGTACCCGCGCCGGCGTCGAGAAGGGACTGGACATCGCCGATGCCGACGAGGCAGTGTACGACCGCGTCTACGAGGCCATCGAACGGCTCGCGCTCGACATTCGAAACGGGAACTTCGAGCCGCGACTCTACCGCGAGCGCGACGACGCGGACGACGGAGACGGCGACGCAAGCGAGGGTCCCGTCGTCGACGTCACCCCGTTCCCGCTCGAGGAACACGACGACCTCGTGGGCGAGTCCTACGACACGTTCCTCGAGGCGCTGGATGACTACTTCTTCCAGCTCGAGCTCGGCGAGGACGAAGAGCCGGAACCGACCGAACAGCGACCGGATTTCGACTCGGAGGTCGCCAAGTACGAGCGCATCATCGAGCAACAGCAGGGCGCGATCGAGGGGTTCGAACAGGAGGCCGACGCGTTGCGCGAGCAGGCCGAACTGCTCTATGCCGAGTACGGACTGGTCGACGAGATCCTCTCGACGATCCAGGACGCCCGCGCACAGGACCGACCGTGGGACGAGATCCGCGAGCGATTCGAGGCCGGTGCCGAGCAGGGCATCGAAGCCGCCGAGGCGGTCGTCGACGTCGACGGCAGCGACGGGACGGTCACGATCGACCTCGACGGCGACCGGATCGACCTCGTCGTCGATGAGGGCGTCGAGCAGAACGCCGATCGACTCTACACCGAGGCCAAGCGCGTCGAGGAAAAAAAGGAGGGCGCGCTCGCGGCCATCGAGGACACCCGCGAGGACTTAGAGGACGCCAAACGGCGCCGTGACGAGTGGGAAGCCGCCGACAGCGAAAGCGCAGCCGAGGACGGCGACGACGGCGCGGACGAACAGCGCGACTGGCTCGCCGAGCCGTCGATTCCCATTCGCGAGAACGAACCCTGGTTCGATCGCTTCCGCTGGTTCCACACGAGCGACGGCTACCTCGTAATCGGCGGGCGCAACGCCGACCAGAACGAGGAACTCGTCAAGAAGTATCTCGAGCCCGGCGACAAAGTCCTCCACACCCAGGCCCACGGCGGCCCCGTCACCGTCCTGAAGGCGACCGATCCCAGCGAGGCCTCCTCGAGCGACATCGAACTGCCCGACTCGAGCATCGAGGAAGCCGCCCAGTTCGCCGTCTCCTACTCGTCGGTCTGGAAAGACGGTCGCTACGCGGGCGACGTCTACGCCGTCGACGCCGATCAGGTCACGAAGACCCCAGAGAGCGGTGAATACCTGGAGAAAGGTGGGTTCGCGATCCGTGGCGACCGGACCTACTACCGGGATACGCCGGTCGGCGCAGCGGTCGGCATCCAGTGTGAGCCGTACACCCGCGTCATCGGCGGCCCGCCGTCGGCCATCGAGGATCGGGTGGAGACGACGATCGAACTCGAGCCCGGTCGGTACGCACAGGCCGATACGGCGAAACGGCTCTATCGCCGGTTCCGCGAGCGATTCGAAGACGAGTCGTTCGTCCGAAAGATCGCCAGTCCCGACCGAATTCAACACTTCATGCCGCCGGGCGGGAGCCGGATCAAGGGCGACTAA